One stretch of Pseudomonadota bacterium DNA includes these proteins:
- a CDS encoding methyltransferase domain-containing protein, translated as MPLVCPVRGCGEPLAWEERRCVCPKGHAFDTARSGYVNLLSPQDKRAREPGDSKEAVRARGRLLERGFGAHVLEALTAMLAARGAKAGSTALDVGCGEGFFLSSIAERFRLEGYGVDLSTAALTAAARRNGAIRWIAANADRRLPFLDGAFDFIFSITSRKNGAELHSLLRGDGRAIVVVPGRDDLAELREAALGKAVARDRAARVEELLGEGFSLEERVEARAIVHADGDALRDLLATTYRGARRSAKERIAALDAMDVTLSADVMCFRKA; from the coding sequence ATGCCTCTCGTGTGCCCGGTGCGCGGTTGCGGTGAGCCCCTCGCGTGGGAGGAGCGGCGGTGCGTCTGCCCCAAGGGCCACGCGTTCGACACGGCGCGATCCGGGTACGTGAACCTCCTCTCCCCGCAGGACAAGCGCGCCAGGGAGCCCGGCGACTCCAAGGAAGCCGTTCGGGCCCGCGGCCGGCTGCTCGAGCGAGGATTCGGCGCGCACGTCCTCGAGGCGCTCACCGCGATGCTCGCCGCCCGCGGCGCGAAGGCCGGCTCGACCGCGCTCGACGTGGGGTGCGGAGAGGGCTTCTTCCTCTCCTCCATCGCCGAGAGGTTCCGGCTCGAAGGGTACGGCGTGGACCTCTCCACCGCCGCCCTGACCGCCGCCGCCCGGCGCAACGGCGCCATCAGGTGGATCGCAGCCAACGCCGACAGGCGCCTGCCGTTCTTGGACGGCGCGTTCGATTTCATCTTCTCGATCACGTCGCGGAAGAACGGCGCCGAGCTCCACAGCCTGCTGCGGGGCGACGGCCGCGCGATCGTCGTCGTCCCGGGCCGCGACGACCTCGCCGAGCTGCGCGAGGCGGCGCTCGGAAAGGCTGTCGCGCGCGACCGGGCCGCGCGGGTCGAGGAGCTGCTCGGCGAGGGGTTCTCGCTCGAGGAGCGGGTCGAGGCGCGGGCGATCGTCCACGCCGACGGGGACGCGCTGCGCGATCTGCTCGCCACGACCTACCGCGGCGCCCGGCGCTCGGCCAAGGAGCGGATCGCGGCGCTCGACGCCATGGACGTCACGCTGAGCGCGGACGTGATGTGCTTCCGGAAGGCGTGA
- a CDS encoding VCBS repeat-containing protein, producing MRNMLWTWVVAAALLPACSDDGSPGDADAGSDTDTDTDTDTDTDTDTDTETDSYCDPNWTEHIVDEEQGTTTSVYAADVDGDGDLDVVGAEWFTNAIVWWENTMGDGSAWTAHTVDGEFEGAESVYAADVDGDGDIDLLGAAADADDITWWENTAGDGSAWTAHTVDGAFDGAYGVYAADVDGDGDIDLLGAAWNAADITWWENTVGDGSAWTAHAVDGEFGGAASVYAADVDGDGDLDVIGAAAFYDDITWWENTAGDGSAWTAHAVEGAFDGAFGVYAADVDGDGDIDLLGAAAFDDDITWWENTAGDGSAWTAHTVEGEFDCAASVYAADVDGDGDLDLLGTAWDAADITWWENTMGDGSTWTAHVLDGEFDSAGSVYAADMDGDGDLDVLGAAAFEIVWWESDCIP from the coding sequence ATGAGGAACATGCTCTGGACATGGGTGGTCGCTGCGGCCCTGCTGCCCGCGTGCTCTGACGACGGCTCGCCCGGCGACGCCGACGCGGGCTCGGACACCGACACGGACACCGATACCGATACCGATACCGATACCGATACGGACACGGAAACCGACAGTTACTGTGACCCCAATTGGACCGAGCACATAGTGGATGAGGAGCAAGGCACCACGACCTCGGTGTACGCCGCGGACGTGGACGGCGACGGCGACCTCGATGTGGTCGGCGCGGAATGGTTCACCAACGCCATCGTGTGGTGGGAGAACACCATGGGCGATGGCTCGGCCTGGACCGCGCACACGGTGGACGGGGAGTTCGAGGGCGCAGAGTCGGTATACGCCGCGGACGTGGACGGCGACGGCGACATCGACCTGCTCGGCGCGGCGGCGGACGCCGATGACATCACATGGTGGGAGAACACCGCGGGCGACGGCTCGGCCTGGACCGCGCACACTGTGGACGGGGCGTTCGACGGCGCGTACGGGGTGTACGCCGCGGACGTGGACGGCGACGGCGACATCGACCTGCTCGGCGCGGCATGGAACGCCGCCGATATCACATGGTGGGAGAACACCGTGGGCGACGGCTCGGCCTGGACCGCGCACGCGGTGGACGGGGAGTTTGGTGGCGCTGCCTCGGTGTACGCCGCGGACGTGGACGGCGACGGCGACCTCGACGTGATCGGCGCGGCGGCGTTCTACGATGACATCACATGGTGGGAGAACACCGCGGGCGATGGCTCGGCCTGGACCGCGCACGCGGTGGAAGGGGCGTTCGACGGCGCATTCGGGGTGTACGCCGCGGACGTGGACGGCGACGGCGACATCGACCTGCTCGGCGCCGCGGCGTTCGACGATGACATCACATGGTGGGAGAACACCGCGGGCGACGGCTCGGCCTGGACCGCGCACACGGTGGAGGGGGAGTTCGACTGCGCTGCCTCGGTGTACGCCGCGGACGTGGACGGCGACGGCGACCTCGACCTGCTCGGCACGGCATGGGACGCCGCCGATATCACATGGTGGGAGAACACCATGGGCGACGGCTCGACCTGGACCGCGCACGTTCTGGACGGGGAGTTCGACAGCGCAGGCTCGGTGTACGCCGCGGACATGGACGGCGACGGCGACCTCGACGTGCTCGGCGCAGCCGCTTTCGAAATCGTATGGTGGGAGAGCGACTGCATTCCGTAG
- a CDS encoding 5'/3'-nucleotidase SurE, whose translation MADALMARGDVELWVCAPDAPRSACSHGMSLMSPVRAVQLGERRFAVGGLPADCVYLALFGLMPKRPDVVISGVNRGPNLGTDVVYSGTVAGAREAVIRRIHGVAASLVSGDDYTRAAKSAVDIALALAEIPGPPRLLNLNYPGPVFDGPALAPLGERTYPEEACACVDPATGEPRWAIGGPPVRDRCVSGTDGWLIANGVASATFLGVDQTDREAQAEAASGLLAPAIFSPARRP comes from the coding sequence CTGGCCGACGCCCTTATGGCTCGCGGCGACGTCGAGCTCTGGGTGTGCGCGCCGGACGCGCCCCGCTCCGCCTGCAGCCACGGGATGTCCCTGATGTCGCCGGTCCGCGCCGTGCAGCTCGGCGAGCGCCGCTTCGCCGTGGGCGGGCTCCCGGCGGACTGCGTGTACCTCGCCCTGTTCGGGCTCATGCCGAAGCGCCCCGACGTCGTGATCTCCGGGGTGAACCGCGGCCCGAACCTCGGCACGGACGTCGTCTACTCGGGCACGGTCGCGGGCGCGCGCGAGGCGGTGATCCGCAGGATCCACGGCGTGGCCGCGAGCCTCGTGAGCGGCGACGACTACACGCGGGCGGCGAAGAGCGCGGTCGATATCGCCCTCGCCCTGGCGGAGATCCCGGGACCGCCGCGGCTGCTCAACCTGAACTACCCCGGCCCGGTCTTCGACGGCCCGGCGCTCGCGCCGCTCGGCGAGCGCACCTACCCCGAGGAGGCGTGCGCGTGCGTCGATCCGGCGACCGGCGAGCCGCGCTGGGCGATCGGCGGGCCCCCGGTCCGGGATCGCTGCGTGTCGGGCACGGACGGCTGGCTCATCGCGAACGGCGTCGCGTCCGCGACGTTCCTCGGCGTCGACCAGACCGATCGCGAGGCCCAGGCCGAAGCCGCGAGCGGGCTGCTCGCCCCGGCGATTTTTTCGCCGGCCCGCCGCCCGTGA